A stretch of Pomacea canaliculata isolate SZHN2017 linkage group LG6, ASM307304v1, whole genome shotgun sequence DNA encodes these proteins:
- the LOC112566251 gene encoding ras-related protein Rab-39B-like — protein MCEPIFEYQFRLILIGDSTVGKSSILRYFTDGKFEDACDPTVGVDFYARLMEVKPGVRVKLQIWDTAGQERFRSITRSYYRNSVGVMIVYDITKRSTFENLREWYEEARNHIEPHKAIFLVLGHKADKEDARQVTAREGRRFAEMHGLKFFETSAKSGQNIEEAFSQIAKDTYQHLQDGHIRMEDGWDGVKPGFARPRETVHLAEGEAEGGGCC, from the exons ATGTGTGAACCAATCTTTGAGTATCAGTTCCGACTTATTTTAATTGGTGACAGTACCGTGGGAAAGTCGTCGATTCTACGTTATTTCACCGATGGCAAGTTCGAAGATGCATGTGATCCCACAGTCGGTGTGGACTTCTACGCACGTTTAATGGAAGTAAAGCCAGGTGTTCGGGTGAAACTACAGATTTGGGACACGGCTGGTCAAGAAAGATTTCG GTCTATCACTCGCTCATATTATCGTAATTCAGTGGGTGTGATGATTGTCTATGACATCACCAAGCGCAGTACCTTTGAAAATCTGAGAGAGTGGTATGAGGAGGCGAGGAACCATATAGAACCCCACAAAGCCATTTTCTTGGTCCTTGGACACAAAGCCGATAAGGAAGATGCTCGTCAGGTCACTGCCAGAGAGGGTCGCCGGTTTGCAGAAATGCATGGACTGAAGTTTTTTGAAACCTCGGCAAAATCAGGTCAGAATATAGAGGAGGCCTTCTCCCAGATTGCAAAAGACACTTATCAGCACCTGCAGGATGGCCATATAAGGATGGAGGATGGTTGGGATGGTGTGAAACCTGGATTTGCACGTCCCCGGGAAACAGTTCACCTTGCTGAAGGAGAAGCTGAAGGAGGTGGATGTTGTTAA
- the LOC112567110 gene encoding uncharacterized protein LOC112567110, translating to MAASPSPFPQSTSTGSYHDSGNKSSSIHFFGSALGNSSSSSKNVLDYPGEDIQFMDDDGRIRSRHASGNDKRSSTIFFQIPRPMVTVGSGYSNNGTTSPRAVLRGRQTRHLPRAPHISLNNNRGDRGVKGPAHTLCLGPRGGVRTGLTSPIHRPTPRRAPPQPPSGGRVQLLYGYGSWQEDSDDNNGARRGLGGGVLSEKLLKNKTSEKKEKLYSKVAQKVITIADAFSAETGLSDSEAHHKTGYQEAAVSLTDLENLEKEIIDCLRRKGDELSHKIDAPAEKLVEQTKAQTYERFEKTIQHSLGNEVSWNHLALLFYSAKMVVKAVGRSSAATKEVTEMTLRYFSDKFSSWIIDQGGFETLAESDSELE from the exons ATGGCAGCGTCGCCATCCCCATTTCCCCAAAGCACAAGCACAGGCTCTTATCATGACAGTGGCAACAAATCCAGCAGCATTCATTTCTTTGGTTCAGCCCTTGGGAACTCTTCTTCCAGTTCCAAGAATGTCTTGGATTATCCAGGAGAGGATATTCAGTTTATGGACGATGACGGCAGAATAAGAAGCAGGCATGCTTCTGGAAATGACAAAAGATCAAGCACTATATTTTTTCAGATCCCTCGACCTATGGTGACAGTGGGTTCAGGATATTCAAACAATGGAACCACCTcacccagggccgtgcttaggggcaggcagacgaggcatctgcctagggccccgcacatttcattaaataacaaccgtggcgatcgtggtgtcaagggccccgcacataccctatgcctcgggccccgcgggggggtaagaacgggcctgaccTCACCTATTCATCGTCCAACACCTCGACGGGCTCCACCCCAACCTCCATCAGGGGGACGTGTTCAGTTGCTATATGGATATGGTTCTTGGCAAGAAGACA GTGATGACAATAATGGAGCTCGGCGAGGTTTAGGTGGAGGTGTTCTTTCTGAAAAacttctgaaaaacaaaacttctgaaaagaaagagaaattataCTCCAAGGTTGCCCAAAAGGTGATCACCATAGCAGATGCATTCAGTGCTGAAACTGGCCTTTCAGATTCAGAGGCCCACCACAAGACAGGATATCAAGAAG ctgctgTTAGCCTAACTGACCTAGAGAACctagagaaagaaattattgaTTGTTTAAGACGCAAAGGAGATGAACTTTCACATAAA ATTGATGCTCCAGCAGAAAAGTTAGTTGAGCAGACCAAAGCACAAACATATGAACGATTTGAAAAGACTATTCAGCATTCTCTGGGTAATGAAGTAAGCTGGAACCATCTTGCATTGTTGTTCTACTCAGCAAAAATGGTTGTGAAAGCTGTTGGGCGTAGCTCTGCGGCTACAAAAGAAGTAACAGAAATGACTTTAAGGTACTTCAGTGACAAATTTTCAAGCTGGATTATCGACCAGGGTGGCTTT gaGACATTGGCAGAATCAGACTCGGAACTAGAGTGA